In Elaeis guineensis isolate ETL-2024a chromosome 1, EG11, whole genome shotgun sequence, a genomic segment contains:
- the LOC105032167 gene encoding gibberellin receptor GID1C, whose amino-acid sequence MAGSNEVNANESKMVVPLNTWVLISNFKLAYNMLRRPDGTFDRHLAEFLDRKVPANAFPVNGVISFDLLIDRATNLLARIYRPAPTAPPDSHRPSLHADLQSPPSPDPFPVIIFFHGGSFAHSSSNSAIYDSLCRRFVSLCGAVVISVNYRRSPEHRYPCAYDDGWTALKWASTEPWLHSGKDAKLRVFLSGDSSGGNIAHHVAVRAAESGIEVSGNILLNPMFGGNQRTESENTLDGKYFVTVQDRYWYWKAFLPEGADRDHPACNPFGPNGMKLEELPFTKTLVTVAGLDLTRDWQLAYAEGLEKAGHDVKLVYREQATIGFYFLPNTDHFYEVMEEIKNFVSSNC is encoded by the exons ATGGCTGGAAGCAACGAGGTTAACGCTAACGAATCCAAG ATGGTGGTTCCCCTCAACACATGGGTCCTCATCTCCAACTTCAAGCTGGCTTACAACATGCTTCGCCGCCCCGACGGCACCTTCGACCGCCACCTTGCTGAATTCCTCGACCGCAAGGTCCCTGCCAATGCCTTCCCTGTCAATGGAGTAATCTCCTTCGATCTCCTTATCGATCGCGCAACCAATCTCCTTGCCCGAATCTACCGCCCTGCTCCCACGGCCCCCCCCGACTCCCACAGACCATCCCTCCATGCTGACCTCCAATCCCCCCCATCCCCTGACCCTTTCCCTGTAATCATCTTCTTCCATGGTGGCAGCTTCGCCCATTCCTCCTCCAATAGTGCCATCTATGACTCCCTTTGCCGCCGCTTTGTCTCCCTCTGCGGCGCCGTCGTCATATCGGTGAACTACCGCCGATCACCGGAGCATCGGTATCCCTGTGCCTATGATGATGGGTGGACTGCCCTTAAATGGGCCTCCACCGAGCCGTGGCTCCACAGCGGTAAGGATGCCAAGCTCCGGGTTTTCCTCTCAGGGGATAGCTCTGGTGGGAACATTGCTCACCATGTCGCCGTGAGGGCTGCTGAATCGGGAATTGAGGTCTCCGGGAACATTCTCCTCAACCCAATGTTTGGTGGAAATCAGCGGACCGAATCGGAGAACACATTGGATGGGAAATACTTTGTCACGGTTCAGGACAGGTACTGGTATTGGAAGGCATTCCTCCCGGAGGGGGCGGATAGAGACCACCCTGCTTGCAATCCCTTTGGTCCCAATGGAATGAAGCTCGAAGAGTTACCATTCACAAAAACCCTTGTGACGGTGGCAGGATTGGATCTCACCCGGGATTGGCAGCTGGCTTATGCCGAAGGGCTCGAGAAGGCTGGCCATGATGTCAAGCTTGTCTATCGTGAGCAGGCCACTATTGGCTTCTACTTCTTGCCTAACACAGACCATTTCTATGAAGTAATGGAGGAGATAAAGAACTTTGTCAGTTCTAACTGTTAG